TACCTAAAAAAAGCGCCTCGGCGGGCGTTTCGAAGCCCGCGCCGCAGAGCACGCCGTGGGCGCGGGCCAGGCTCTGAAGAAAATCGTCGCTGCTCACGGGCCACACCCGCACGTTGCCGTAGTCGGCGGGCTGCTGGCTGTGCTTCGAAAACACCTCCCACTGCACCGAGCGGCTGAGGTAGCGCAGGCGCTCAACCAGCCTTTGCTCGTCGAAAGCCGGCAGATACACCGTGTAGTAGCCCTCGTCGGTGGGCGTCAGCTCGCGCACCTGCCGCCGAATAACGGGCGTGCTGATACCCGGCGCATACTCCTGAAAGTGAAAGCCATACTGCGCCGTGCTCGGTGCGTAGTAGCGCAGCACGGCGCGGCCGGCGGGGTCTTCCTGCGCGGGGCGGGGCGCGGCAGGGTGCAGCACGGCGCTCTGGTGGCTCAAGGCTACGCACGGGCGGTGGCGCAGCCGGCAGGCCCAGGCCGACACCGGCTCAAAATCGTTGATTACCAGATTGTAGCGCTCTACCGGCAACTGCCGGATATCGTACACGAAACCGGCCGAGTTGAATTGCCGAAAGGTCTTCACAAAGTTGATACCGCCCTTCTTGCCAAATACAAAACCCATGCCCCCTACCCGGTACTGTACCGAAAAGGGCAGCGGCAAATCGGCGGGCGGACCGCTCACCAGCACGTCGAGCTGCCCGCCCAGCGCCTCCACTTGCTGCCGAAGCAGGGGCACCACGTCGAGAGCCCGCATCAAGTGCCCATTGCCAGTGCCCTGAATAGCATAAAGAATATGCATTTTACACTATATTAAACAGCTAATCAGCCCATCTTCTAGCTGCTGTACGCAGCGGGGCTTATTTCAACTTAAACTCGGCCAGCAAGCCGGCCAGCAACGTGGCGGGCGCGGCATCGGCAGCGAGGTCGGTGGCTTCGGGCGGCTCGGCGGCATCGGCGGGGGGCTGCATGAGCGGGTCTTCGGCGTAGCGGTAGAGGGTCCAGCCCGTGTCGGCGGTGTATTCGAGGGCGGTAAGATTTTCCACCCAATCGCCCGAATTAAGATACGTAACTTCCCCCTGCGGCGTGGTCAGAGTTCGGATTTCGGGCTGGTGAATGTGGCCGCAGGCCACGTAGCGGTAGCCATTGTCGGCGGCAATGCCGACGGCCGTCTGCTCGAAGTCGCTAACCAGGCTCACGGCACTTTTCACCCGGTCTTTCACGGCTTTCGACAAAGCCACCCTGGGCTGGCCCAGCTTTTGCAACCCAAAGTTTACCAGTCTGTTAAGCAAGATAAGCAGGTCGTAGCCCTTGCCGCCTAGCCTGGCAAGCCAGCGCGCGTGCCGCATGCTTACGTCAAACACATCGCCATGAAAAAGCCAGGTGCGGCCGTGGGGCAGGTCGAGCACCAGCTTATTATCGAGCTGAAAATGCCCGAGCTTGAGGCCCGCAAACTTGCGCAGCAGCTCGTCGTGGTTGCCGGTGAGGTAGCAGATGCGGGTGCCTTTGGCAGCCAGCCCGGCCAGGTAGCGCACCACTCGCATGTGCGAAGCCGGCCAGTAGTTTTT
The sequence above is drawn from the Hymenobacter baengnokdamensis genome and encodes:
- a CDS encoding UDP-2,3-diacylglucosamine diphosphatase, which gives rise to MSTPTGPLPEAGRRKKRRLAVAVVSDVHLGTYGCHAAELLRYLKTIRPQVLVLNGDIVDIWQFSKNYWPASHMRVVRYLAGLAAKGTRICYLTGNHDELLRKFAGLKLGHFQLDNKLVLDLPHGRTWLFHGDVFDVSMRHARWLARLGGKGYDLLILLNRLVNFGLQKLGQPRVALSKAVKDRVKSAVSLVSDFEQTAVGIAADNGYRYVACGHIHQPEIRTLTTPQGEVTYLNSGDWVENLTALEYTADTGWTLYRYAEDPLMQPPADAAEPPEATDLAADAAPATLLAGLLAEFKLK
- a CDS encoding glycosyltransferase family protein; this translates as MHILYAIQGTGNGHLMRALDVVPLLRQQVEALGGQLDVLVSGPPADLPLPFSVQYRVGGMGFVFGKKGGINFVKTFRQFNSAGFVYDIRQLPVERYNLVINDFEPVSAWACRLRHRPCVALSHQSAVLHPAAPRPAQEDPAGRAVLRYYAPSTAQYGFHFQEYAPGISTPVIRRQVRELTPTDEGYYTVYLPAFDEQRLVERLRYLSRSVQWEVFSKHSQQPADYGNVRVWPVSSDDFLQSLARAHGVLCGAGFETPAEALFLGKKLLVVPMKQQYEQQCNAAALDKMGVPVVRGLKDKHLDRIDDWLHRGQPIRVQYPDQTGAVLARLLAEQLGVGPPALAL